In Planococcus sp. MB-3u-03, the DNA window GCCCTTGTGCGACTTCGATGTCCGCCAGTTCCTGCAGTTCGACGAATGCACCGGACGGCGTGCGAAGCGTCAACTCACGCAAGCTGTCTACGCTGTTTCGCTGTTGTTCGTCATAGGAGACGAACACGCTGAGTACTTCATCCTGTTCGTCGATGACTTGTGTCGCAAGCACGCCACGCGTAATGTTATTGACCGTCTGAGCAATTTGTGCGGGTGCCAGATTATTTTCAGTCGCCGCTTCCCGGTCGATCGTCAGTTGGATTTCATCGATTGTCTCCTGGCGGTCATTGGTCAATTCGACCACATTCTGCAGACTCGACAATTCTTCATCGATTGCAGCTACGGCTTCATCTAAGCGCTGCTTGTCCGTATCAGTCACGGTAAAGCTTAATGTGTTCGGTGTAGAGCCGGCAGCTGTCTGGAGATTAAAGCTGACGAGTGCATCGTCGCCGATTTTCTCCAGTACTTGCGGCTGTACATCATCCACAAATTCGAAAACCGAACGATCACGTTTATCCAGCGACAATAATTTCACGTAAATTTCTGCCGTATTGGATTCCGCACTGCCTTGTGCCTGTCCTTGTTGAGTCGTGCCGATTAAGCTGACATACACATCAACATCTTCTTCAGCCTTCAGCTCTTCTTCGATGCTCTGGACCACTTCATTGGTCGCGGCCGTAGAAGAACCATTTTCAAGTTCAACAGTTACGCTGACAAAGCCCTCATCCGTCGCCGGCAGGAACTCAGTGCCCACTTGGGAAACGCCGAATGCGCCGATTCCGAGGAATACGAGTGCTGTCACAAGCACCAAAATTCGGTGGCGCAGGGCCCATAGCACACTCTTCTCAAAGCGCTGCACGCCTTTTGAATCCGCCCTCACCGGTTTTGGTTTGCCGTCTTTTTGGCCGAGCATCCTTGAAGCCATCATCGGGATAACGGTCAGGGCGACAGCGAGCGAAGCGATCAAGCTGAACGAAATCGTCAACGCGAATTCGAAGAAAATTTCCCCAATCAATCCGGAGATGAAAATGACAGGCACGAATACGGCAATGGTCGTCAAGGTCGAAGCGGTAATCGCCCCAGCTACTTCACGAGAACCATCGGATGCCGCTTTTTTCGGTTTTTTACCCATCGCCAAATGCCGTTCGATGTTTTCGATGACGACAATGGCATTATCGACGAGCATCCCGATGCCAAGCGCCAAAGCACCGAGCGTCAAGATATTCAAAGCGAAATCGGCAAAGAACATCAATACGAAGGTCACGATCACTGAATAAGGGATCGCTACGCCGATGATGATCGGGCTCTTGATCCCGCGAAGGAAGAAGAACAACACCAGCATTGCAAAAATACCACCAAGAATTAAGGTCTGCCCGATATTATTGATCGCCAGTTTCACGTAATCTCCCTGGTCGAATAGGATATCGGCTTCTACTGCCGAAAAGCGCTCTTCGGCAAGCAATTCATCAAGGCGCTCCTGGAAGGCAGTCGAGACGTCTGCTGTATTGCCTCCAGACTCCTGAAGCACCGACAGCAAAACGGCAGGTTCTTCATTGGCACGGGTTTCGCTATTGGTCTCCCGTTCTGTCACCGCTACTTCAGCGACGTCAGCCACGGTCACATTGTCGCCAGACATCGGGTCGACCGTGACGATCAGGTCTTCAATGTCGTCCACACTTTCCAACGTGCTGACGATGCGCGTCGTTAAATTGCGCCCGTCTTCCGTTTCAATCGGGTCTCCCGGCAAGGATATATTGTTCGCTTGGATCAGCTGGACGATATCCGCCTGCTGTAAGCCACGCTCTTCCAATTCTGCCGGGTCCAGCTGGATCGAAATATCTTCGATCAATGAGCCCGAAACATTTACGCTCGCCACGCCATCCGTCTGGCGCAGCTGTGTTTCCAATTCCTCTGCAATGACCCGGACGTCCTGCTGTGCATCAGTCGCCCGCAAGGACAATTGAATGATCGGGAATTGCGAAGGGTCGAACTTCAAAAAACGAGGGTCGTTCGAGTCGTCAGGAATCGGCGTCTGGTCGATTCGCTGCGTGACTTCCGCCTGGACATCATCAATATCCGTATCCCATCCGAACTCCAGCAGGATGAAGTTCGATCCTTCCTGGCTGTTCGACTGAATTGATTCGATTCCCGGCAATGTCGCCAAGCTTTCTTCCAGCGGTTTTGTCACTTTTTCGTTCACTTCCGTCGGGCTTGCCCCTGGATAGTTTGTGACTACAACGCCAATCGGCGGATTCAATTCTGGAATCAAGGTGACAGGTATGCGGAGAAATGACACTGCCCCTAAAATGATGACCAACAGCATCGTGACAATAGTCAGTACTGGTCGTTTGATGGAAAAATCGCTTAATTTCATCTGTTCAATCCCTCTCTATGCCTGGTCCCTTTATCATAAGAAAAAATACCTTATACCGCAAACTTGAGGCCGTGTGTTCACAAGAACGCCATGTTTTTCCTGTTCCATGGAAAGCATGCGAATATTGGCAAGTTATTCGTTAAACGAAAAAACAGCCTGCCGTAAAAGGCAAGCTGTTGAAGATTCCGCTTATTAAAGCAAGCTGTACAGGCGGATTTCAGGGTTCTTATCCTGGAACCAACGCGTTGCAAAATCATTTTCGAACAAGAATACCAAATTGTCGTAGCGGTCTTTGACCAGCATCGAGCGGCCGCTCGACATCGACTCTTTGACGTCTTCTTCGTTCTCGATCCAGCGTGCAATTTTATTGCCGACTGGCTCCATTCTTACATCGACATTGTATTCGTTTTTCATCCGATGCTCGAATACCTCAAACTGAAGCTGGCCAACCGCACCGAGAATGACTTCTTCGAGATGCAGCGTTTTATAATATTGGATCGCGCCTTCTTGCACCAACTGCAGAATCCCTTTATGGAAATGCTTTTGCTTCATGACGTTTTTCGCCGTGACTTTCATGAACAATTCCGGGGTGAATTGAGGCAAGGCTTCAAATTCGAATTTCTTGCCGCTCGTAATGGTATCGCCGATCTGGTAATTTCCGACATCGTGCAGGCCGATAATATCGCCGGCGACGGCTTCGGATACCATTTCCCGGTCATCCGCCAAGAATTGCGTCGTTTGGGACAGCTTGAACGATTTACCGGTTCTCGACAGGGTGACGTTCATGCCGCGGTCGAATTTCCCTGAGACGATCCGGACGAAAGCGATGCGGTCGCGGTGCGCCGGGTTCATATTGGCTTGGATCTTGAAGACGAATCCGGAAAACGGCGTTTCTACCGGGTCCACGATATCTTCTTCTGTCGTCAAGCGAGGCTGCGGCTGCGGCGCAAATTGCAGGTAAGTCTCCAGGAAAGTTTCCACTCCGAAATTGGCCAGTGCGGATCCGAAGAAGACCGGCGTCAATTCCCCTTTTTTCACGCGATCGATGGAAAAGTCGTTTCCTGCTTCTTCCAATAACTCGATATCTTCAAGTGCTTGTGTATAATAAGAAGTTTTTGTCATTTCATGTTCACCGGCAAGGTGCCCGTTTTCATCGAGTTCCATGAAACGGCCGTCTTCAGAGCGGAATGGTTCGATGCGCTTATTATAGCGATCGTAAATTCCCATGAATTCTTTCCCCATGCCGATTGGCCAGTTCATTGCGTAGGACTGGATGCCGAGCACTTCTTCCAACTCTTCCATCAACTCAAGCGGCTCTTTTCCTTGACGGTCCATTTTGTTGATGAACGTGAAGATAGGAATGCCACGCATTTTACAGACTTTGAATAATTTCACGGTCTGTGCTTCGATCCCTTTGGCGACATCGATGATCATGACGGCACTGTCGACCGCCATCAGCGTCCGGTACGTGTCTTCACTGAAATCTTGGTGCCCAGGGGTATCGAGAATGTTGACGCGGTGCCCTGAGTAATCGAATTGCATAACGGACGATGTAACGGAAATACCACGCTGCTTTTCGATCTCCATCCAGTCGGAAGTGGCGAACTTGCCGGTCTTTTTCCCTTTGACCGTCCCGGCATCGCGAATTGCGCCGCCGAACAACAAGAGTTTCTCGGTCAAGGTCGTTTTCCCGGCATCCGGGTGGGAGATGATGGCGAAGGTTCTTCTGCTTTCAATTGCTTGTTGTAATTGGTCTGACATTGTATACGCTCCTTTAATTTCCTCTCTCTATCTTAGAGAAGGGACGTGCAAAAAACAAGAACTATCGCCTGAAGTTGCGGAAAGCGACACCGGCAAAAACGCAAAAATGAACGGAGAAAAATGCTTCGATTTTTCTCCGTTCCATTTTATGATCCGAATTTACGCTGGGCTTCCTGTTCTGCTATTTCTTTATCGCTATGCGGATATTTCGTATTTTCGATAATCTGGTAATCTTCATGCCCTTTGCCGGCCAAAATGATGATATCGCCTGCTTGCGCTTGCTGCACTGCGTGGCGCACCGCTTGTTCACGGTCCCCGATGCACGCATATTGGTCATGCTGCATGCCGGCTGCCAAATCATTTAAAATGCTGCCATACGGTTCATAGCGAGGATCGTCTGTCGTCAACACGACGTAATCTGCGACCGAAGCTTTTTCTGCCATGATTGGCCGCTTCGTCTTATCGCGGTTGCCTCCCGTACCGACTAAGAAAATAAGACGGCCGGTCTTGAAATCCTCAACAGCGGCAATGGCTTTCTCAATCGCATCCGGTGTATGTGCATAATCGATGAAGACCGATACCGGGGCATCGATTTCCGCTTTTTGCATGCGGCCTTCGACTGGCGAAATGGCTTCGAGTGCTGCAATCACCTGTTCAATCGGATAGCCTTCTGCAGACAATGCGGCAATAGCCGCCAGTGCATTGTAGACGTTGAAATGGCCAAGCAATTTCATCTCAACCGAAAATTCACCATGCGGGCATAATAATGTAAAGGACGTCCCTTTCGCTTCCAAGCGGATGTCAGCGGCACGGAACATCGCTTCATTTTCCAAACCGTAGGTAAAGACGGGAAAAGGCGTCATGGCTGCAAACTTCTCTGACCATTCATCGTCTGCATTCAGCACCGCCCGCTTGTTCTGCGTCAAATCCTGTCCAAGCTGTGAAAACAGCAGCCCTTTGGCGTGTCCATATTCCTCCATCGTTCCATGGAAATCCAGGTGGTCATGCGTCAAGTTCGTGAAAATTGCGGTATCGAACTCGACACCGGCCAAGCGGCCCAAGACGAGCCCGTGGGAAGAAACTTCCATCGTCATATGGGAACTGCCCGCCTCTAAAGCGCGGCTGATCATTTGCTGGGTGGTCAATGCATCGCTCGTCGTATTCGCCGACGGGTGCAATTCCCCGTTTAAATTAAAGCCGATCGTTCCGGTTAAAGCCGAGGTTTTGCCAAGCTCCATGAGCATCGCGTGCAGCATGCCCGCAACGCTTGTCTTTCCGTTCGTCCCCGTCACGCCGATCATATTCAACTTCTTGGAAGGGTGCCCGTAAAAACGAGCTGCCAAAATGCCGAGCGCACGGCTCGTATCGGCTACCGTGACGACAACTGCCCCTTCTATAGCCAGCGGTTTTTCCGCCAATATGACCGATGCGCCCTGGTTTACCGCTTGTTCGGCGAAATCATGCCCGTCGACTGTATAGCCTTTAATGCAGACAAAAAGAGAGCCTTGGACAATTTCCCTGGAATCCATTGTCATATGGGAAATGGATTGAGGCAATTCTCCTTTTATGGATGAAATTGGAATATTAAAAAATAGTTGCTTGCTGTCCATCTGAAATCCTCCTAGTATTATGACCCGAGCGGTGAATTGATATACGCATGAAGAAGCGCTGCCGTCGCTTTCAATGAATCGGTATGCGTTCGCTCGTACGCATGGGACGCTTCGATTCCAGGGCCGAACAAGGCGTGTTTCACATCTGCCCCTGCCCCGATTGCTGCAGAAGCATCGGATCCATAATACGGATAAATATCCACTTTGTAATCGATGTCCTGTTCTTTCGCCAATGCGATCAATTGGCGTGTCAGCCCATAGTGGTAAGGCCCGCTTGAATCTTTTGCGCAAATGGAGACCGTGAATTCATCGGAAGCCTGCCCGTCTCCAATCGCCCCCATATCGACAGCAATGTATTCCTCTGTCTCCACCGGAATATTGGAATTGCCGCCATAGCCGATTTCTTCATTATTGGAGATATAGAAATGGGTCGTCTGCGGCAAGGATTCGCCGTTTGCCGCCTGCTTCGCCAATTCCAGCAAAAGTGCCGTACTCGCCTTATCATCCAAATGGCGTGATTTGATAAATCCGCTTTCCGTTTTCGTGAAGCGCGGGTCGAATGAGACGAAATCGCCCACTTCGATGCCCTGATTGCGGACATCCTCTGCGGAATTGCATTTGATATCCAAGCGCACTTCCATATTGTCGGCCGAGCGTTCCGCTGTACCGGAATCACGATACACATGGACAGTCGTCTGATGAAGCAGGATCGTGCCGGTGATCGTTTCGCCGCTGGCTGAATGGATCAGGCAATTCTCGCCTTCGATGGCATTGAATTTGAATCCGCCGACAAGCGATAGCTTTAAGCGCCCCGATGGTTTGATTTCTTTCACCATCGCACCGAGCGTATCGACATGTGCCGTGAGCAAGCGGTGGCGCTTGTCGTCCTGTCCTTTGATCGTGGCAATGACGCCGCCTTTATTGCTGATTATGTATGGAATAGTTGCCTGGTCAAAAAAATCCGTGACGAAATCCATCACTTGCATCGTGTAGCCGGAGGGGCTTGGAATGTTCACCAGTTTCTCCAAGGTGCTGATCGTTTCTTGTTCTTTCCAGTTAAAAGCCAATCTAATCACTCCCTGATTTTTTAATCATATCAAAAACTGCCATTTTCGCACAGTCCCGACTATAGTAAGATGAGTAAGACTCTTAGCATGATGAGGTGCAATTATGGAACGCTCACTGACAACCCGCAAGCGCAATCAATTATTTATCCATCTGTTCGGCTTTGGCAGCCTTGCCCATTTGGTGCTCAATTATTTCGTCGACTTCAACGCTTCCATTATAGCGCCGATCTTCGGCATGCTCGCCTACTCGGTACTCTTCACTCTACTATATACGAAATTACCCCCTTCACGGTTGCGTTTTGCCATATTGTTTGCGTTAAATGCCTATATTTTAATTCTGCAATTCGAATCGCTGTCATTTGTCACGGCCATTTACTTCATCATACCGATCGTTGCGGCTTCCCTTTACAACGATACACGGTCCATCATCGCACTCTCGCTCCTGACCATCATCGAAGTGGCCCTTCTGACATTTGTCTTCGGCCGCTTTCAAACGAGCGGTTCATTGGAGTATATCCATGTGTCGATGCTGATGTTTTTCGGCCTGGTAATGCTGCTGACGATTTTGCATAGCTTTTATTTCAGCAATTATTGGCGACAACTGGAATTGCGCAATGCATCGATGGAAAAAGCGCTCACTTCAAAAGAAGGCTATCTGGACTTGTTCTTCCAAGCCGCAAAAGACGCGATCGCCGTATTTGATTTTGAAGGGCGCATCATTGCGATCAACCCCGCTTTTGTCCAATTATACGGCTGGACTGCAGAAGAATGCCTGGGAAAAGTACTTGCGCTTTATCCGCCGGAACACGCGGAAGCGGCGGAATTGCGAGCCGAAAAAGTGCGGCAAGGCGAAAGTTTCACGCTCGAAACGGACGATGTCAAAAAAGATGGCACCCGTTTCCCGGCACAAATCACGCTGTCACCGATTTTCGATTCACAAGGACAGGTCATCGCGACGTCTGTTATTTCCCGAGACATCAGCTACCGGAAGGAAACAGAACGGATGCTGTTGCAAACGGAAAAACTGAAAATGGCGGGTGAAATTGCCGCCGGGGTGGCACATGAAATCCGCAACCCGATGACAGTCATTTCAGGTTTTGTCCAAATGATGCATAACGACCCGAACCACCGCTACCCGAGCTATACATCATTGATGCAATCGGAACTCGACCGCATCAATTTGATCATCAGCGAGTTCCTGATCCTTGCAAAACCGCAAGCGCCTCAAAAGAAACAACTCGATATCGGGAAAATTCTCGATGAATGCATTTTCCTGTTCGGGCCGGAATTCGTGCTCCATGATATTTCAGTCAAAACGGAAGTCTCAGGCCCTTATAATGCGGAAGGCGAAGAACATCACTTAAAACAAGTGTTCATTAACTTATTGAAGAACGCAATTGAAGCTATGGAAGACGGCGGCACCTTGAGAATAACTGCCATTCGCGATGCAGCGAAGCTGAAGATCCATTTCAAAGACGACGGTCCCGGCATCCCGCCTCAACTGGCGGAACGTGTATTCGAACCATTCTATACGACGAAAGCTACAGGAACCGGCCTCGGCTTATTGATTTCCCAAAAATCACACAAGAACATGGCGGCAGCTTAGCGATCGACAACACGGAAGAACGAGGCGCATGCGTCATCGTCACTTTGCCACTATTGCCGGAACAATGAAAACCTAAAAACCTCCCGCCTGATTTTTAGGGCGGGAGGTTTTTTGGTTCTTATATCAATCATCATCGTCGTCATTGTCGTCGTCTTCGTCTTCGTCATCGTCATCGTCGTTATCGTAGCGGCTATCATCATCATCATCATCATCGTTGTCGTCATCGGCTTCTACCGACACCACAGTCCCATCCGCAGCATCCACAATGACATCGTAATCGGTTTTTCCATCTTCAAGCTCTACTTCGTAATACACCCAGCCGTCATCATCCTCACGCTCTACCTCTTCCACTTTTCCTGGAGCTGCGCTTTGTGCTGCTTCGATCGCTTGCTGTTTTCCGATGAACGCCTGGCCATTTGTTCCGGCTTGTTCTTTGGCGCTAGCTTCTGCTGGCGCAGCGTCATCTGCCGATTGCCTATTAGAGCGATCATCTGAATCCTCGAATAGCTGTTCACCTTGGACATTTTGCGTCTTCAACTTCGCTCCTGTGTCGTCTGTATCTGCAAGAACAGTCCCGCCGAATGCCAAAATTCCTGCCGCTGCTGAAACATAGATTAATTTTTTCATCTTAATCTCCTCCTGTTCTGTTGTTACTTTGAATATAACCACCAAAGCTTAAGCTGCGCTTAGACCAAGATGAGAAATTCATGAGAACAGGCGGATTCAGCACAATCTATTCAAAAAACCGTTTTCAGCTCCAATCATAACTGATTTGCCATCAGCTCCGACTGCATGAAAACGGTTTTCATTCAATTTTTCTCAATCATCCCATTCCACTGTCATCGTCTCTCCCCGAATCGCGTGGATTTGGATGGTCGCTTCCCGATCGGATGCGTCGTCATCCATTTCAACCAAATAATAACCGCCGTCCGTTGTCTGGGCAAATTCGACTTCATCGACCGTCCCGTTCAAGGTCTCACGTGCGATAGCGACTGCCGCATCCTGGCTGATGATGCGTTCCGGTTCTTGTTCTGCAGGCGTTGAATCCGGTTCAGGCTCGGATGGGGGTTCCAGCGATTCTGTTTGGACATCCAGCACTTCCCCGGACTCTGCAGAAATGGCCAGGATTTTCCGTTCCGTTTCGCTATGGATTTCCACTTCGTACCGATTTCCATTTTCCATATATTGGATTTCTTTTATTTCTCCTGGCTCTGCTGCTGAGGCTGCTTCGCTTGCTTGCTCTTCAGAAAGCACTTTTGCAGGACCAGTTTTCTCCAGTAATTCAAGCGATTCAACCTGTCCATCGGAACGGTTGATGGCTGCTAAATACGTTCCATCGTCTCGCTTGAATTCGATCTGGTAAAACCCTTCTGTTTCAGTTGCATTTTCAATCGCACCGCCGTAAAGCTGTTCAATCGATTGTGCCGCTTCATCCATCGTTACGGAATCGGCAGCCGTTCTCGGAAACAGGAAAAAGGCCAGCGCCGCGATGGAAAATACGGTGATGACTATTCCGATAGCCCACCATTTTCGCATGATCATCCCTCCTGCCCTGATTGTAACTGCCCAACATTAAAATTCCCTGAGAAAACGATCGTTACCGTCGTTCCCAATTGTTCAATGCTGTCGATCTCGAGTTGAAGGTGAAGCGAATCAGCCAATTCCTTGGCGAGTGAGAGGCCAAGCCCAAATCCGCCTGTCTCGCGGCTTCTCGCTTTGTCGACGCGGTAAAAGCGTTCAAACACATGAGGCAGGGATTCTTTCGGGATGCCGACGCCATAATCACGGATTTTGATATATACCGCACCGTCCGTCCCCGCCTCCATATCAACGCTGGCTTCGCTATACTTGCGGGCATTGTCCAGGAGAATATAAAGCAATTGCTTGAGTTGCTGGACGTCGGTTTCGACAATCAGCGACTGCTGCGCCTGCAATCGAAATTCTCTGTCATAGGAAGCGTTCATTGCCGTCATGACTTGGCGGAGAACTGGTTGTAAATCAGTTTTTTGCCAATCCATTTGGGCTTGGCTGCGCCGTGCGATATGCAATAATTGTTCTATCAGCTGGCGCATTCGTTCCGTTTCGTTGCGTATGGCCGTCAAGGCTTCTTCCTGTAGCGCTGGGTCTTGCGAACCCCTGCGCTGCAATAAATCAGCATAGCTTGAAATGACCGTCAGCGGCGTTTTCAGTTCATGGGAGGCATTGGAAACGAATTCTTCCTGTTTGCGGTAGTTTTCTTCCAATAAACCGATCATCTCGTTAAAAGTGACGCCCATTTGGCTCAATTCATCCCGTGACTCTCCCGCTATGGGCAGCTTCTCAAAAGATCCGTCGCGCTGGATGCGGCGCATCGTCCCAGTAAGTCCCTCGATCGGGCGGGTCAACACGCGCCCAAGCAATGCACTCGATAGGAAAATCGGGATCATCGAGAGCAGCGTGACGGAGATGAGCACGAGCCGCAACGTCGCGAGGTTTGCCGTCACTTCCCTGAGCGACTGGGCAACGATCAATTCCACTACTTCACCGCCTGGCCAGATGACCGGTGCCGTTACGTATGCAAATTGCTCGCCTTCAACGGCCATTCTTCCCGAAGCGCCTTTGACATCATTTGGAAACTCTACATTGACAGATGGATCCTGGATAATTGTATTCAGCAAGCCGCTGCTTCCATTTTTCTCTTTAATCAAGCCATCGACCGGCACGTAGGCGCGCAAAATATTATCCGGCAATTCTTCATTATTATTGGCATTGAACTTCGCGACCATCACTTCCACTTC includes these proteins:
- a CDS encoding peptide chain release factor 3 — its product is MSDQLQQAIESRRTFAIISHPDAGKTTLTEKLLLFGGAIRDAGTVKGKKTGKFATSDWMEIEKQRGISVTSSVMQFDYSGHRVNILDTPGHQDFSEDTYRTLMAVDSAVMIIDVAKGIEAQTVKLFKVCKMRGIPIFTFINKMDRQGKEPLELMEELEEVLGIQSYAMNWPIGMGKEFMGIYDRYNKRIEPFRSEDGRFMELDENGHLAGEHEMTKTSYYTQALEDIELLEEAGNDFSIDRVKKGELTPVFFGSALANFGVETFLETYLQFAPQPQPRLTTEEDIVDPVETPFSGFVFKIQANMNPAHRDRIAFVRIVSGKFDRGMNVTLSRTGKSFKLSQTTQFLADDREMVSEAVAGDIIGLHDVGNYQIGDTITSGKKFEFEALPQFTPELFMKVTAKNVMKQKHFHKGILQLVQEGAIQYYKTLHLEEVILGAVGQLQFEVFEHRMKNEYNVDVRMEPVGNKIARWIENEEDVKESMSSGRSMLVKDRYDNLVFLFENDFATRWFQDKNPEIRLYSLL
- a CDS encoding PepSY domain-containing protein — protein: MKKLIYVSAAAGILAFGGTVLADTDDTGAKLKTQNVQGEQLFEDSDDRSNRQSADDAAPAEASAKEQAGTNGQAFIGKQQAIEAAQSAAPGKVEEVEREDDDGWVYYEVELEDGKTDYDVIVDAADGTVVSVEADDDNDDDDDDDSRYDNDDDDDEDEDDDNDDDDD
- a CDS encoding efflux RND transporter permease subunit, whose translation is MKLSDFSIKRPVLTIVTMLLVIILGAVSFLRIPVTLIPELNPPIGVVVTNYPGASPTEVNEKVTKPLEESLATLPGIESIQSNSQEGSNFILLEFGWDTDIDDVQAEVTQRIDQTPIPDDSNDPRFLKFDPSQFPIIQLSLRATDAQQDVRVIAEELETQLRQTDGVASVNVSGSLIEDISIQLDPAELEERGLQQADIVQLIQANNISLPGDPIETEDGRNLTTRIVSTLESVDDIEDLIVTVDPMSGDNVTVADVAEVAVTERETNSETRANEEPAVLLSVLQESGGNTADVSTAFQERLDELLAEERFSAVEADILFDQGDYVKLAINNIGQTLILGGIFAMLVLFFFLRGIKSPIIIGVAIPYSVIVTFVLMFFADFALNILTLGALALGIGMLVDNAIVVIENIERHLAMGKKPKKAASDGSREVAGAITASTLTTIAVFVPVIFISGLIGEIFFEFALTISFSLIASLAVALTVIPMMASRMLGQKDGKPKPVRADSKGVQRFEKSVLWALRHRILVLVTALVFLGIGAFGVSQVGTEFLPATDEGFVSVTVELENGSSTAATNEVVQSIEEELKAEEDVDVYVSLIGTTQQGQAQGSAESNTAEIYVKLLSLDKRDRSVFEFVDDVQPQVLEKIGDDALVSFNLQTAAGSTPNTLSFTVTDTDKQRLDEAVAAIDEELSSLQNVVELTNDRQETIDEIQLTIDREAATENNLAPAQIAQTVNNITRGVLATQVIDEQDEVLSVFVSYDEQQRNSVDSLRELTLRTPSGAFVELQELADIEVAQGPVSISRVDQAESVSFTLQYPSDQTLGDMSTAVDTAIADLDLSEQTEVSFGGDRELFDDAIDDMLLAVVLAIVLVYIVMAAQFESFKYPLVIMFTVPLMVIGVSIALFVTQTPISITAVIGVLVLVGIVVNNGIVLVDYINQRKADGLGSFDAIVTAVHDRRRPILMTALTTILGLLPLAIGIGEGTEINQPMGIAVIGGLISSTFLSLYVVPVVYSLFDRETRFMNSKKRKQAKTEE
- a CDS encoding M42 family metallopeptidase, producing MAFNWKEQETISTLEKLVNIPSPSGYTMQVMDFVTDFFDQATIPYIISNKGGVIATIKGQDDKRHRLLTAHVDTLGAMVKEIKPSGRLKLSLVGGFKFNAIEGENCLIHSASGETITGTILLHQTTVHVYRDSGTAERSADNMEVRLDIKCNSAEDVRNQGIEVGDFVSFDPRFTKTESGFIKSRHLDDKASTALLLELAKQAANGESLPQTTHFYISNNEEIGYGGNSNIPVETEEYIAVDMGAIGDGQASDEFTVSICAKDSSGPYHYGLTRQLIALAKEQDIDYKVDIYPYYGSDASAAIGAGADVKHALFGPGIEASHAYERTHTDSLKATAALLHAYINSPLGS
- a CDS encoding sensor histidine kinase; protein product: MKLKHKIHLSSTLLMFFVLLILAVVIYYSFSSLAYETEVERLEAEVEVMVAKFNANNNEELPDNILRAYVPVDGLIKEKNGSSGLLNTIIQDPSVNVEFPNDVKGASGRMAVEGEQFAYVTAPVIWPGGEVVELIVAQSLREVTANLATLRLVLISVTLLSMIPIFLSSALLGRVLTRPIEGLTGTMRRIQRDGSFEKLPIAGESRDELSQMGVTFNEMIGLLEENYRKQEEFVSNASHELKTPLTVISSYADLLQRRGSQDPALQEEALTAIRNETERMRQLIEQLLHIARRSQAQMDWQKTDLQPVLRQVMTAMNASYDREFRLQAQQSLIVETDVQQLKQLLYILLDNARKYSEASVDMEAGTDGAVYIKIRDYGVGIPKESLPHVFERFYRVDKARSRETGGFGLGLSLAKELADSLHLQLEIDSIEQLGTTVTIVFSGNFNVGQLQSGQEG
- a CDS encoding UDP-N-acetylmuramoyl-L-alanyl-D-glutamate--2,6-diaminopimelate ligase, giving the protein MDSKQLFFNIPISSIKGELPQSISHMTMDSREIVQGSLFVCIKGYTVDGHDFAEQAVNQGASVILAEKPLAIEGAVVVTVADTSRALGILAARFYGHPSKKLNMIGVTGTNGKTSVAGMLHAMLMELGKTSALTGTIGFNLNGELHPSANTTSDALTTQQMISRALEAGSSHMTMEVSSHGLVLGRLAGVEFDTAIFTNLTHDHLDFHGTMEEYGHAKGLLFSQLGQDLTQNKRAVLNADDEWSEKFAAMTPFPVFTYGLENEAMFRAADIRLEAKGTSFTLLCPHGEFSVEMKLLGHFNVYNALAAIAALSAEGYPIEQVIAALEAISPVEGRMQKAEIDAPVSVFIDYAHTPDAIEKAIAAVEDFKTGRLIFLVGTGGNRDKTKRPIMAEKASVADYVVLTTDDPRYEPYGSILNDLAAGMQHDQYACIGDREQAVRHAVQQAQAGDIIILAGKGHEDYQIIENTKYPHSDKEIAEQEAQRKFGS
- a CDS encoding PAS domain S-box protein, encoding MERSLTTRKRNQLFIHLFGFGSLAHLVLNYFVDFNASIIAPIFGMLAYSVLFTLLYTKLPPSRLRFAILFALNAYILILQFESLSFVTAIYFIIPIVAASLYNDTRSIIALSLLTIIEVALLTFVFGRFQTSGSLEYIHVSMLMFFGLVMLLTILHSFYFSNYWRQLELRNASMEKALTSKEGYLDLFFQAAKDAIAVFDFEGRIIAINPAFVQLYGWTAEECLGKVLALYPPEHAEAAELRAEKVRQGESFTLETDDVKKDGTRFPAQITLSPIFDSQGQVIATSVISRDISYRKETERMLLQTEKLKMAGEIAAGVAHEIRNPMTVISGFVQMMHNDPNHRYPSYTSLMQSELDRINLIISEFLILAKPQAPQKKQLDIGKILDECIFLFGPEFVLHDISVKTEVSGPYNAEGEEHHLKQVFINLLKNAIEAMEDGGTLRITAIRDAAKLKIHFKDDGPGIPPQLAERVFEPFYTTKATGTGLGLLISQKSHKNMAAA
- a CDS encoding PepSY domain-containing protein, with protein sequence MRKWWAIGIVITVFSIAALAFFLFPRTAADSVTMDEAAQSIEQLYGGAIENATETEGFYQIEFKRDDGTYLAAINRSDGQVESLELLEKTGPAKVLSEEQASEAASAAEPGEIKEIQYMENGNRYEVEIHSETERKILAISAESGEVLDVQTESLEPPSEPEPDSTPAEQEPERIISQDAAVAIARETLNGTVDEVEFAQTTDGGYYLVEMDDDASDREATIQIHAIRGETMTVEWDD